One Campylobacter concisus DNA segment encodes these proteins:
- a CDS encoding flagellar assembly protein A, with amino-acid sequence MSENVQENERFLPPTQIQTSTPYLSLKELSKQYSVPVEFIDFKLSNILTYYKNKDNVEPVFVPEENLSFFDDNTFYLDETLEIEQVYDVEFFDVRLNATPKLPKIDIGVNSTITKVIAKVRASKECEYEQHYEDKLFEYIAKQLMKAQILIGIRIGKLKEELKQIASIIHVKGELDKDYTLNLTQGINPKKSIDAKIIYYYKDKLNELKEEDKVDYADRGFVFGVAKDEVIMEEKKSHEGANGRDVRGKLIEVAKPKEESEKEISISENIERVENDESIKYIAKKAGYVVEKNGSFDIEERIEINEANFKTTGSIQAGTDTNVTLVVRETDTIKDAIGTGIIVEADEIEVKGNVGANAMVKANDVNIGGQTHQKAKIYAKHAKISIHIGKVEAESVEIDRLEGGTVIAKRVKINSVVGGSITAQNIQIDTLGSNCTITASHLIDVRYLKGTDNKFIIDASKMPESAEATQDQLGKIESTKSELATLLKNIESKKNVINENKDSIYTIKAKIEELSKAKVIPPVTFMKKLKEYQGLVNEYNTLLRIFKEKKELLSDLKDELEMMQNGIFSAKVINRGNWIELNEIRFVIVDPPQNVTYVSKQNETAHVITLDKFDNGGEVEYKIKKSNKLEDYADINFMEQKVK; translated from the coding sequence TTGAGCGAAAACGTGCAAGAAAACGAGAGATTTTTACCGCCAACGCAAATTCAAACTTCAACGCCTTATCTATCGCTTAAAGAGTTAAGCAAACAATATAGCGTGCCGGTGGAATTTATAGACTTTAAACTCTCAAATATCTTAACTTACTACAAAAATAAAGATAACGTCGAGCCAGTTTTTGTCCCTGAAGAAAATTTAAGCTTTTTTGATGACAACACATTTTATCTTGACGAGACGCTAGAGATCGAGCAGGTCTATGACGTGGAGTTTTTTGACGTTAGGCTAAATGCCACGCCAAAGTTGCCAAAGATAGACATTGGCGTAAATTCAACCATAACAAAGGTCATCGCAAAGGTTAGGGCGAGCAAAGAGTGCGAATACGAACAACACTACGAAGATAAGCTTTTTGAATACATCGCAAAACAGCTTATGAAGGCTCAAATTTTAATAGGCATAAGGATCGGCAAGCTAAAAGAGGAGCTAAAGCAAATCGCCTCGATAATTCACGTAAAGGGCGAGCTTGACAAGGACTACACGCTAAATTTAACCCAAGGTATCAACCCTAAAAAGTCTATCGACGCAAAGATCATATACTATTATAAAGATAAGCTTAATGAGCTAAAAGAGGAAGACAAGGTTGATTATGCCGATAGGGGCTTTGTCTTTGGCGTGGCAAAAGATGAAGTGATAATGGAGGAGAAAAAGTCACATGAGGGCGCAAATGGACGCGATGTAAGAGGAAAGCTTATAGAGGTTGCAAAGCCAAAAGAAGAGAGTGAAAAAGAGATAAGCATAAGCGAAAATATCGAGCGCGTAGAAAATGACGAGAGCATAAAATACATCGCTAAAAAAGCAGGCTACGTGGTCGAGAAAAACGGCTCTTTTGACATCGAAGAGCGCATAGAGATAAATGAAGCAAATTTTAAAACGACTGGCTCTATCCAAGCAGGCACCGACACAAACGTCACACTAGTAGTTCGTGAGACTGACACGATAAAAGACGCTATCGGCACTGGCATCATTGTTGAGGCTGATGAGATCGAGGTAAAGGGAAACGTCGGCGCAAATGCGATGGTCAAGGCAAACGATGTAAATATCGGCGGTCAAACGCACCAAAAGGCTAAAATTTACGCCAAACACGCCAAAATTTCTATCCACATCGGCAAAGTCGAGGCTGAAAGCGTCGAGATAGATAGGCTAGAAGGTGGCACCGTCATAGCAAAAAGAGTAAAGATAAATAGCGTAGTTGGTGGCTCGATAACAGCTCAAAACATCCAGATAGATACGCTTGGCTCAAACTGCACCATCACAGCCTCGCACCTAATCGACGTTAGATATCTAAAAGGCACTGATAATAAATTTATCATTGACGCTAGCAAGATGCCAGAAAGTGCGGAGGCTACGCAAGATCAGTTAGGAAAGATAGAGAGCACCAAGTCAGAGCTAGCTACGCTTCTAAAAAACATAGAGAGCAAGAAAAATGTCATCAATGAGAACAAAGACTCGATATATACGATAAAAGCTAAGATCGAGGAGCTATCAAAGGCAAAAGTGATACCGCCAGTTACATTTATGAAAAAGCTAAAAGAGTATCAAGGGCTCGTTAATGAATACAACACCTTGCTTAGGATATTCAAAGAGAAAAAAGAGCTGCTTTCTGATCTAAAAGATGAGCTTGAGATGATGCAAAATGGCATATTCTCAGCCAAAGTGATAAACAGAGGCAACTGGATCGAGCTAAATGAGATAAGATTTGTCATCGTCGATCCTCCGCAAAATGTCACCTACGTCTCAAAACAAAACGAGACCGCCCACGTCATCACGCTAGATAAATTTGATAACGGCGGCGAGGTCGAATACAAGATCAAAAAGTCAAACAAGCTAGAAGACTACGCGGATATAAATTTCATGGAACAAAAGGTTAAATGA
- the ruvA gene encoding Holliday junction branch migration protein RuvA, with translation MIKAIEGIVTKKEPAFVILKTNSGVSYGIFISLFCSAKLNKGEKTELAITQIIREDANLLYGFLDANEQKMFEMLIKLNGIGASTAMAVCSSLSSQAFTNAIISGDADTFKSVPGIGPKTARRIIAELSDAKLISDESVPSYQNEALLALEALGFKREKIVKILPDCKSENTSDLIKEALKKLG, from the coding sequence ATGATAAAAGCAATCGAAGGCATCGTTACGAAAAAAGAGCCTGCATTTGTGATACTTAAGACAAATAGCGGCGTAAGTTATGGAATTTTCATCTCGCTTTTTTGCTCAGCAAAACTTAACAAAGGCGAAAAAACCGAGCTTGCCATAACGCAGATCATAAGAGAGGACGCAAATTTACTCTACGGCTTTTTAGACGCAAATGAGCAAAAGATGTTTGAGATGCTTATCAAGCTAAATGGCATAGGCGCTAGCACAGCGATGGCAGTTTGCTCTAGCCTTAGCTCGCAGGCATTTACAAATGCCATAATAAGCGGCGACGCTGACACTTTTAAAAGCGTGCCAGGCATCGGACCAAAGACAGCTAGGCGCATAATAGCTGAGCTAAGTGACGCAAAACTAATAAGCGACGAGAGCGTGCCAAGCTACCAAAATGAGGCACTTTTGGCACTTGAGGCACTTGGCTTTAAGCGTGAAAAGATAGTGAAAATTTTGCCTGATTGTAAGAGTGAAAACACGAGCGATCTTATAAAAGAGGCACTTAAAAAACTAGGATAA
- a CDS encoding D-alanine--D-alanine ligase codes for MNLGVIFGAKSFEHEISIVSAIVLKNVLKQELKFIFCDAGRDFYLIEQKDMRANFFSSGKYKNSKKLSLAKGGFYAHSLFGANKVECDVIINLIHGMDGEDGKIAALFDFYGVKYIGPRLEASALSYNKELTKFLAQKAGVKALDYEMLTRQNEPKFHYPIILKPARLGSSIGVSVVHDDSELAYAKDVAFEFDKDVLVEPFINGVKEYNLAGCRIDGKIKFSIIEEPKKKEFLDYEQKYLSFSNENKVKEAEISEELKQKLKFNFFKIYDCGFDGAIIRCDFFVIDDEVYLNEINPNPGSLANYLFDDFESTLNALANSLPKERDIKIDYKFINSITSVKGSGKL; via the coding sequence ATGAATTTAGGCGTGATATTTGGAGCAAAGAGTTTTGAGCATGAGATAAGCATAGTAAGCGCGATAGTTTTAAAAAACGTCCTAAAACAGGAGCTAAAATTTATATTTTGCGATGCAGGTAGGGACTTTTACTTGATAGAGCAAAAAGATATGAGAGCAAATTTCTTTAGCTCTGGTAAATACAAAAACTCAAAGAAGCTATCTTTAGCAAAGGGTGGCTTTTACGCGCACTCGCTTTTTGGCGCAAACAAAGTTGAATGTGACGTCATTATAAATTTAATCCATGGCATGGACGGCGAAGATGGCAAAATAGCGGCACTTTTTGACTTTTATGGGGTCAAATATATAGGTCCAAGGCTTGAAGCAAGCGCGCTTAGCTACAACAAAGAGCTTACTAAATTTCTAGCGCAAAAGGCTGGCGTAAAGGCACTTGACTACGAGATGCTAACTCGCCAAAATGAGCCAAAATTTCACTATCCTATTATATTAAAGCCAGCAAGGCTAGGCAGCAGCATCGGCGTGAGCGTCGTGCATGATGATAGCGAGCTTGCCTACGCAAAAGATGTGGCGTTCGAATTTGACAAAGATGTTTTGGTAGAGCCCTTCATAAATGGTGTTAAAGAGTATAACCTAGCAGGATGTAGGATCGATGGAAAGATCAAATTTTCTATCATCGAAGAGCCAAAAAAGAAAGAATTTTTAGACTACGAGCAAAAATATCTAAGTTTTTCAAATGAAAACAAGGTAAAAGAGGCGGAAATTTCAGAAGAGCTAAAGCAAAAGCTTAAATTTAACTTTTTTAAAATTTATGATTGTGGATTTGACGGAGCGATCATTAGATGCGACTTTTTCGTAATAGATGACGAGGTCTATCTAAACGAGATCAATCCAAATCCAGGCAGCCTTGCAAACTACCTATTTGATGACTTTGAAAGCACGCTAAATGCCCTTGCTAACTCACTTCCAAAAGAGCGTGATATAAAGATTGATTATAAATTTATAAACTCTATCACTTCGGTAAAAGGTAGCGGCAAGCTCTAA
- a CDS encoding type II toxin-antitoxin system Phd/YefM family antitoxin: protein MVTFTKDEIYTATEVVRNFSSVLSRVGASELKHAVIVKNNKFEAVLLNMEEYERLCEAVSVLESIYAAKKRENDGE from the coding sequence ATGGTGACTTTTACAAAAGATGAAATTTATACAGCAACCGAGGTGGTTAGAAATTTTAGCTCTGTCCTTTCTCGTGTGGGAGCTAGCGAGCTAAAGCACGCTGTCATCGTTAAAAACAATAAATTTGAAGCTGTCCTTTTAAATATGGAAGAGTACGAGCGCCTTTGCGAGGCTGTAAGCGTGCTTGAGAGCATTTACGCTGCTAAAAAGAGAGAGAACGATGGCGAGTAG
- a CDS encoding alpha/beta fold hydrolase encodes MASRAVKYGSEEYEISYEVVNPKCKKLVLFLHGWGANKEIMKKAFGLYLSEFCHVYIDMPGFGKSSIFKPLKTSDYAKIVTNFCAELGIKPDIIAGHSFGGKVATLLKPPYLVLLSSAGIVVKKPFIVRAKIAIFKILKIFGFGKFYKLFATKDVSGMSRVMYETLKNVVDEDFTKHFADFGGRAFIFWGENDKATPVTSGESIDRLIKNSSFFPLSGDHFFFLLHAKFISDEIEKGINFEPNEAKNVVLDDDESGIEEIR; translated from the coding sequence ATGGCGAGTAGGGCAGTAAAATACGGCTCAGAAGAGTACGAGATCAGCTACGAAGTAGTAAATCCAAAATGCAAAAAATTAGTGCTTTTCTTGCATGGCTGGGGTGCTAATAAAGAGATAATGAAAAAGGCTTTTGGTTTATATCTAAGCGAGTTTTGCCATGTCTATATCGACATGCCAGGCTTTGGCAAAAGCTCCATTTTTAAGCCTTTAAAAACAAGTGACTACGCAAAGATCGTTACAAATTTCTGCGCTGAGCTTGGCATAAAACCAGACATCATCGCAGGACATAGCTTTGGCGGCAAGGTCGCAACGCTTCTAAAACCACCATATCTAGTGCTTTTAAGCTCTGCTGGCATAGTTGTCAAAAAGCCATTTATCGTGCGAGCAAAGATAGCGATATTTAAAATTTTAAAGATATTTGGCTTTGGTAAATTTTACAAACTCTTTGCCACAAAGGATGTGAGCGGCATGAGCAGAGTGATGTATGAAACCCTAAAAAACGTTGTTGATGAGGATTTTACAAAGCATTTTGCTGACTTTGGGGGCAGGGCTTTTATATTTTGGGGTGAAAATGACAAGGCAACGCCTGTAACAAGCGGCGAGAGCATAGATAGACTTATCAAAAATAGCTCATTTTTCCCACTTAGTGGCGATCATTTTTTCTTTTTGCTTCACGCTAAATTTATAAGTGATGAGATAGAAAAAGGGATAAATTTTGAGCCAAATGAAGCAAAAAATGTCGTATTAGATGACGATGAGAGCGGGATCGAGGAGATAAGATGA
- a CDS encoding Mur ligase family protein — protein MSIFLSLSTVLFIFALAFYVITCFQWFSYKPERVLFHFTKPAWHVFFFIVPLVLFYTTGKWFFIYFYFALLPALYLWHKKLDKKLVFTARIKHFFVILACAIIINYALNFIIHKAFLAPMPLFVLVVSLFFSEILEKIKFQGFKNKALKKLGANKELKIILITASYGKTSIKNFLFEILKDSFVCYKTPRSVNTMAGIIKDINENLSEQTQIYIAEAGARLKGDILEITKFLNPQIVIIGEIGAQHIEYFKTLDNIRATKLEALQSERLQMAFLHSSTNKEPSENIEIYDESLKDINANLDGISFMLDGKSYASPLLGKFNATNLAVCIKVARYLKMSDEAIKEALLKMKNVEHRLSKIEAGGKLIIDDSFNGNLSGMCASYELVSTYVGRKVLLTPGIVESDAEQNANLAKVINEIFDLVIITSSLNAEVLLKHIVKPKIIILKDKNKMQEILAQNTYAGDLILFSNDAPSFI, from the coding sequence ATGAGTATATTTTTAAGTCTAAGCACAGTTTTATTTATCTTTGCGCTTGCTTTTTATGTGATCACTTGCTTCCAGTGGTTTTCATATAAGCCTGAGCGTGTGCTCTTTCACTTTACAAAGCCCGCTTGGCACGTATTTTTCTTCATTGTACCGTTGGTGCTTTTTTACACGACTGGTAAGTGGTTTTTCATCTACTTTTACTTTGCGCTTTTGCCAGCTCTTTATCTGTGGCATAAAAAGCTTGATAAAAAACTGGTCTTTACCGCTAGGATCAAGCACTTTTTTGTGATCCTAGCTTGCGCTATCATCATAAACTACGCTTTAAATTTCATCATACACAAGGCGTTTTTGGCTCCCATGCCACTTTTTGTCTTGGTCGTGAGCCTATTTTTTAGTGAAATTTTAGAAAAGATCAAATTTCAAGGCTTTAAAAACAAGGCGCTTAAAAAACTGGGCGCAAACAAAGAGCTAAAGATCATTCTAATCACCGCAAGCTATGGCAAAACAAGCATAAAAAATTTTCTCTTTGAAATTTTAAAAGATAGCTTTGTCTGCTATAAAACGCCTCGAAGTGTCAATACAATGGCTGGCATCATCAAAGATATCAATGAAAATTTAAGCGAGCAAACGCAAATTTACATCGCTGAAGCAGGTGCTAGACTAAAGGGCGACATCCTAGAGATCACTAAATTTCTAAATCCGCAAATCGTAATCATAGGCGAGATCGGCGCGCAACACATTGAGTATTTTAAAACGCTTGATAATATCCGCGCAACCAAGCTTGAGGCACTGCAAAGCGAGCGTTTGCAAATGGCATTTTTGCATAGCTCGACAAATAAAGAGCCAAGCGAAAACATAGAAATTTACGACGAAAGCCTAAAAGATATAAATGCAAATTTAGATGGAATTTCATTTATGCTTGATGGCAAAAGCTACGCTTCGCCACTACTTGGCAAATTTAACGCTACAAATTTAGCCGTTTGTATCAAGGTGGCAAGATACCTAAAAATGAGCGATGAAGCGATAAAAGAGGCGCTTTTAAAGATGAAAAACGTCGAGCACCGCCTAAGCAAGATCGAGGCTGGTGGCAAGCTAATAATAGACGATAGTTTTAATGGAAATTTATCAGGCATGTGCGCTAGCTACGAGCTAGTAAGCACCTATGTTGGCAGAAAAGTGCTGCTAACGCCTGGTATCGTCGAGAGCGATGCAGAGCAAAATGCAAATTTAGCCAAGGTGATAAATGAAATTTTCGACCTAGTCATTATCACAAGCTCACTAAACGCCGAAGTCTTGCTAAAACACATCGTAAAACCAAAGATCATCATCCTAAAGGACAAGAATAAAATGCAAGAAATTTTAGCCCAAAACACGTACGCTGGCGATCTTATACTATTTTCAAATGACGCACCGAGTTTTATATGA
- a CDS encoding tyrosine-type recombinase/integrase, with product MKFPLDCKDSFENSFIFWLTRYVKFKLSSLSNKELRDPKALASVNFALSREIKNIEQLDGLVKSARNAGLTGINTYFNPLKKIYETMKFYELSSLKQIDEELLSEILASTTGGLSDASKKNYRISVINFFAFLDKQNEEDGKAHVFDINLKNWGGVSGNKGQKLPEFMGEEEVKKFLDAIEESDFKQNSNRNKLIIKTIIFTGIRVSEALNLKRKDITEDGDLFIIRIRGKGNKYRIVMIKRHLIEAHLNAIAINYINKEGYLFINKKGTRLTQAYVSRIVEQILFKAGIRKEKNGAHMLRHTFATMLYKKQKDLVLVQEALGHASLNTSRIYTHFDSDKLKLAAKVAEDLAGE from the coding sequence ATGAAATTCCCACTTGACTGCAAAGATAGTTTTGAAAACTCATTTATATTTTGGCTCACAAGATATGTCAAATTTAAACTTAGCTCACTTTCAAACAAGGAGCTAAGAGACCCAAAGGCGCTTGCAAGTGTAAATTTCGCCCTAAGCCGCGAGATAAAAAACATAGAGCAGCTTGATGGGCTGGTAAAAAGCGCTAGAAATGCGGGGCTTACTGGCATAAATACCTACTTTAACCCTCTTAAAAAGATATATGAGACGATGAAATTTTATGAGCTTAGCAGTCTAAAACAGATCGATGAAGAGTTGCTAAGTGAAATACTAGCCAGTACAACTGGCGGACTAAGTGACGCAAGCAAGAAAAACTACCGAATTTCAGTGATAAATTTCTTTGCCTTTTTAGACAAACAAAATGAAGAGGACGGCAAGGCTCATGTTTTTGATATAAATTTAAAAAACTGGGGCGGCGTTAGTGGTAACAAAGGGCAAAAGCTGCCTGAGTTTATGGGCGAAGAGGAGGTCAAGAAATTTCTTGATGCGATCGAGGAGAGCGACTTTAAGCAAAACTCAAACCGCAACAAGCTCATCATAAAAACTATCATCTTTACTGGTATCCGTGTGAGCGAGGCGCTAAATTTAAAGAGAAAAGATATCACAGAGGACGGCGATCTTTTTATCATTAGAATTCGTGGCAAAGGCAACAAATACCGCATAGTAATGATAAAGCGACACCTAATCGAAGCTCATCTAAACGCAATCGCCATAAACTACATCAACAAAGAGGGCTATCTTTTTATAAATAAAAAAGGCACGAGGCTCACGCAAGCTTATGTTAGCCGTATCGTGGAGCAAATTTTATTTAAAGCAGGTATCAGAAAGGAGAAAAACGGCGCTCACATGCTGCGCCACACCTTTGCAACGATGCTTTATAAAAAGCAAAAAGACCTCGTGCTAGTGCAAGAAGCTCTTGGGCATGCAAGCCTAAATACCTCGCGAATTTACACGCACTTTGATAGTGACAAGCTAAAGCTTGCTGCAAAAGTGGCTGAGGACTTGGCTGGCGAGTAA
- a CDS encoding acetate kinase, translated as MRILVLNSGSSSIKFQLFDMQTKTSLASGLVEQIGSSSSRAVLKANGEVYEIKRFIKDHHDGLEAMNELFTTSHTLHDLSELDGIGHRIVHGGESFFSSMIVDESVIKKIEEISPLAPLHNPGHLAGIKNAMKESKNVPHVVVFDTVFHQSMPEYAYRYALPYDVCKTHHIRKYGFHGTSHRYVCKQAAKMLGIEFDKFNAISLHLGNGASACAVQNGKSIDTSMGLSPLEGLIMGTRSGDMDPAVVIYLLNIGVLKWNEIDNFLNKKSGLFGICGSSDMREVVAKMQNDERAKLAFDMFCYRVKKYIGSYYAILGHVDALIFTGGIGENAPNTRQKICDDLKHLGIHINHELNFSNERGERCIDEEGAKIKTLIIPTNEELEIAIETARVIKERTL; from the coding sequence ATGAGAATTTTAGTTTTAAACTCAGGTAGCAGCTCGATAAAATTTCAACTTTTTGATATGCAGACAAAAACAAGCCTAGCAAGCGGCCTAGTCGAGCAAATCGGCAGCTCTAGCTCAAGGGCGGTGCTAAAGGCAAATGGCGAAGTTTATGAGATAAAACGCTTCATAAAAGACCACCACGACGGACTTGAGGCGATGAACGAGCTCTTCACCACATCGCATACACTGCACGATCTAAGCGAGCTTGACGGCATAGGACACAGGATAGTGCATGGTGGCGAGAGCTTTTTTAGCTCGATGATCGTTGATGAGAGCGTCATCAAAAAGATTGAGGAGATAAGCCCACTTGCCCCACTTCACAACCCAGGTCACCTTGCTGGCATCAAAAACGCGATGAAAGAGAGCAAAAACGTGCCTCATGTGGTCGTTTTTGACACTGTTTTTCATCAAAGCATGCCAGAGTACGCCTACCGCTACGCCCTACCCTACGATGTTTGTAAGACTCATCACATCAGAAAATACGGCTTTCACGGCACATCGCACAGATATGTCTGTAAGCAAGCAGCCAAAATGCTTGGCATAGAGTTTGATAAATTTAACGCTATCTCGCTTCACTTAGGCAACGGTGCCTCAGCTTGTGCTGTGCAAAATGGCAAAAGTATCGATACTTCGATGGGTCTTAGCCCACTTGAAGGGCTCATAATGGGCACAAGAAGTGGCGATATGGACCCAGCCGTAGTCATCTATCTGCTAAATATCGGCGTTTTAAAGTGGAACGAGATCGATAACTTCTTAAACAAAAAGAGCGGACTTTTTGGAATTTGTGGCTCAAGCGACATGAGAGAGGTCGTAGCTAAGATGCAAAACGACGAGCGAGCCAAGCTTGCATTTGATATGTTTTGCTACCGAGTGAAAAAGTACATCGGCTCATACTACGCCATTTTAGGGCACGTTGATGCGCTCATATTTACCGGCGGCATCGGCGAAAATGCGCCAAACACAAGGCAAAAAATTTGTGATGATCTAAAGCATCTTGGCATTCACATCAACCACGAGCTAAATTTCTCAAACGAGCGAGGCGAGAGGTGTATAGATGAAGAAGGCGCTAAGATAAAAACGCTCATCATCCCAACCAACGAAGAGCTTGAGATCGCCATAGAGACAGCCAGAGTGATAAAAGAGAGAACGCTTTAA
- the pta gene encoding phosphate acetyltransferase codes for MKSCYIFSDKNLAYLQEIIATKFKKVEIFKITPDENDKKNLINLNEKEFFLKFIDKFEELKAKSDFVIVIGCEGFSVFGKSELNLKLARNLNAPIFDENANELRALNLNSKLLITDKFDEILSYNAEIITPFKFQSLLLKRAKAANKTVVLPESDDERILKAAHIVLEKGAAKVILLGLESEISKKAATLGLNLSKAKVLNPAQNELNEEFAKKIYELRKHKGVDEGKANALAKDKIYFATMLIHEGIADALVSGATMSTADTIRPALQIIKTKPNVSVVSGAFFMALDEEILLFADCAVTPNPSSDELASITLSSAQTASAFGLSPKIAMLSYSTADSGSGADVEFVKEAAKKASELDENLKIAAPIQFDAAVDLSVASKKMPNSDVAGQANVFIFPNLNCGNICYKAVQRSANALAVGPILQGLKKPVNDLSRGCLVEDVVNTILISAIQAGE; via the coding sequence ATGAAAAGTTGTTACATTTTTTCAGACAAAAATCTAGCATATTTGCAGGAAATTATAGCTACAAAATTCAAAAAAGTTGAGATCTTTAAGATAACTCCAGACGAAAACGACAAAAAAAATCTAATAAATTTAAATGAAAAGGAGTTTTTTTTAAAATTTATAGATAAATTTGAAGAGTTAAAGGCAAAAAGCGACTTCGTCATAGTCATTGGCTGTGAGGGCTTTAGTGTCTTTGGCAAGAGCGAGCTAAATTTAAAGCTAGCTAGAAATTTAAACGCTCCAATCTTTGATGAAAACGCAAACGAACTAAGGGCGCTAAATTTAAACTCAAAGCTTCTAATAACTGATAAATTTGATGAAATTTTAAGCTACAACGCCGAGATCATCACGCCATTTAAATTTCAAAGCCTGCTTCTAAAAAGAGCCAAAGCGGCAAACAAAACAGTCGTTTTGCCAGAGAGTGATGATGAGAGAATTTTAAAAGCGGCCCACATCGTGCTAGAAAAAGGTGCGGCAAAGGTAATCTTGCTAGGGCTTGAGAGCGAAATTTCAAAAAAGGCAGCCACTTTGGGGCTAAATTTAAGCAAAGCAAAGGTGCTAAACCCAGCACAAAACGAGCTGAACGAAGAGTTTGCAAAGAAAATTTATGAGCTAAGAAAACATAAAGGCGTCGATGAAGGCAAGGCAAACGCGCTTGCAAAAGATAAAATTTACTTTGCCACGATGCTAATACATGAAGGCATAGCAGACGCCTTAGTAAGTGGTGCTACGATGAGCACGGCTGATACTATCCGCCCAGCCCTTCAGATCATAAAAACAAAGCCAAATGTAAGCGTGGTAAGCGGGGCATTTTTCATGGCGCTTGATGAGGAAATTTTACTCTTTGCCGACTGCGCTGTCACGCCAAATCCAAGCAGCGATGAGCTAGCAAGCATAACGCTAAGTAGCGCTCAAACGGCAAGTGCCTTTGGTCTTAGCCCAAAGATCGCTATGCTAAGCTACTCAACAGCTGATAGTGGTAGCGGGGCTGACGTGGAGTTTGTAAAAGAGGCTGCCAAAAAGGCGAGCGAGCTTGATGAGAATTTAAAAATCGCAGCGCCAATTCAGTTTGACGCGGCGGTTGATCTAAGCGTGGCTAGTAAAAAGATGCCAAATTCCGATGTCGCAGGACAGGCAAATGTATTTATATTTCCAAATTTAAACTGCGGAAACATCTGCTACAAGGCAGTTCAGCGAAGCGCAAATGCCCTAGCTGTTGGACCGATACTTCAAGGACTAAAAAAGCCAGTAAATGACCTAAGCCGCGGCTGCCTCGTCGAAGACGTGGTAAATACCATCTTAATAAGCGCGATACAAGCAGGAGAGTGA
- the flgH gene encoding flagellar basal body L-ring protein FlgH — protein MNYKNIWLVTFAGIFYIGCTPSADPHINMKPPVYVEQLPSKDSGSGQSNAGSLFGKGDNPLFSDRKAMNVNDIVTIVISENASQISSGSKSTNKDSTISLGGGVFAAGAAPLSTVADNLNKYGDIGFKAGGGNKFTGSGTSNRSEKFTATISARIIKILNNGNYFIEGSRELLINGEKQIMQVSGVIRPYDISQNNEIDSKYIADAKILYKTEGELDKSTKKPWGTRLMEAIWPF, from the coding sequence ATGAACTATAAAAATATTTGGCTCGTCACATTTGCGGGCATTTTTTACATAGGTTGCACCCCAAGTGCAGATCCTCACATTAATATGAAACCTCCAGTTTATGTCGAGCAACTCCCTTCAAAAGATAGTGGTAGCGGACAAAGTAATGCTGGCAGTCTCTTTGGCAAGGGCGACAACCCGCTATTTTCAGATAGAAAGGCGATGAATGTAAATGACATCGTAACCATCGTCATCTCTGAAAACGCAAGTCAAATTTCAAGTGGCAGCAAAAGCACCAACAAAGATAGCACCATTTCGCTTGGCGGCGGCGTTTTTGCAGCTGGGGCTGCACCACTCTCAACCGTGGCTGATAATCTAAACAAATACGGTGACATCGGCTTTAAAGCAGGTGGCGGCAATAAATTTACAGGTAGTGGCACGAGCAACAGAAGCGAGAAATTTACCGCGACCATCTCAGCTAGGATCATCAAGATCCTAAATAACGGCAACTACTTCATTGAAGGAAGCCGCGAGCTACTAATAAATGGCGAAAAGCAGATCATGCAAGTAAGTGGCGTCATCAGACCTTACGACATCTCGCAAAACAACGAAATCGACTCAAAATACATAGCTGATGCCAAAATTTTGTATAAAACCGAGGGCGAGCTAGACAAATCAACCAAAAAACCTTGGGGCACAAGGCTTATGGAGGCTATCTGGCCATTTTAA